The Saccharomonospora glauca K62 genome has a segment encoding these proteins:
- a CDS encoding ABC transporter ATP-binding protein produces MTGSPLGATDAPAEPRRSATFETLSLRGVGRTFGKTAALKGLDLEIKRGEFIALLGPSGCGKSTALNCLAGLLPLTSGSIWQDETRIDVLPPERRGFGMVFQNYALFPHMSVRKNVAFGLTMRRLPKAEIARRTEEAIRLVRLEEHAHKLPGQLSGGQQQRVAIARAIVLEPSLVLMDEPLSNLDAKLRLEMRTEIRRLHQSLGLTTVYVTHDQEEALSLADRLVILRAGTVQQIGTPEELHNRPVNQHVADFMGYRNLIRLTAGDRADDGIRVTGDGLDLVGTHLDDLAPGAAVVAAARPEDVRVFDPGTTGVNRFPAIVEVVEYQGRELAVEARTSSGVRWHLRTDHRLAPGDAVVLGVAVERLLVFGDDTVGTPVPSNRESV; encoded by the coding sequence ATGACTGGGTCACCTCTCGGCGCCACCGACGCGCCGGCGGAACCACGACGGTCCGCAACGTTCGAGACCCTGAGCCTGCGGGGAGTCGGCCGTACCTTCGGCAAGACCGCGGCGCTCAAGGGACTCGACCTGGAGATCAAGCGGGGCGAGTTCATCGCCCTGCTCGGCCCCTCGGGATGCGGCAAGTCGACCGCGTTGAACTGCCTCGCGGGGCTGCTGCCGCTCACCTCGGGCAGCATCTGGCAGGACGAGACCCGCATCGACGTGCTGCCACCCGAACGACGCGGGTTCGGCATGGTGTTTCAGAACTACGCGCTCTTCCCCCACATGTCGGTGCGGAAGAACGTGGCCTTCGGATTGACGATGCGGCGACTGCCGAAGGCGGAGATCGCTCGCCGGACCGAGGAGGCCATCCGCCTCGTGCGGCTGGAGGAACACGCCCATAAGCTTCCCGGTCAGTTGTCGGGTGGGCAGCAGCAGCGCGTGGCCATCGCCCGTGCCATCGTGCTCGAACCGTCCTTGGTGCTCATGGACGAGCCGCTGTCCAACTTGGATGCGAAACTGCGGCTGGAGATGCGCACGGAGATCCGCAGGCTGCACCAGAGCCTCGGGCTCACCACCGTGTACGTCACGCACGACCAGGAGGAGGCGTTGTCGCTGGCCGACCGCCTCGTGATCCTGCGGGCGGGCACCGTCCAGCAGATCGGGACCCCGGAGGAGCTGCACAACCGGCCGGTGAACCAGCACGTGGCCGACTTCATGGGCTATCGCAACCTGATCCGTCTCACCGCGGGTGACCGCGCGGACGACGGAATCCGGGTGACGGGCGACGGACTGGACCTCGTGGGCACCCACCTCGACGACCTCGCCCCCGGTGCCGCGGTGGTGGCCGCCGCGCGCCCCGAGGACGTCCGGGTGTTCGACCCCGGAACCACCGGGGTCAACCGTTTCCCGGCGATCGTCGAGGTGGTGGAGTACCAGGGACGGGAACTGGCCGTCGAGGCGCGGACGTCCTCGGGAGTGCGATGGCACCTGCGCACGGACCACCGACTCGCTCCCGGAGACGCCGTCGTGCTCGGAGTGGCCGTGGAACGGTTGCTGGTGTTCGGTGACGACACCGTGGGGACGCCGGTGCCGTCGAACCGGGAGTCGGTGTGA
- a CDS encoding PfkB family carbohydrate kinase, whose protein sequence is MSTVSPDVLVLGEPLVEVSTSEPFRDGATVRLAFSGDALNAAAAAAAAGARTALLARVPDDELGDALVARVSELGIDTETVIRVPGQHGVYFTHSDPSGRRQFAYARSGSAGSTLCPDDVAAVVENAGVVLASGITAAVSESAAAAVLYAAEHARRFVYDPNFRPRLTSAEEAAATLRRVAPLAELVTPSWPDEARTLLGLAADATPHAAVSATRALGASTVAVTRGSGGVLVGTATEAVDVPAVPPPRVVDQTGAGDVFAGTVAARLACGDELLAAVRLGAAAASLSVQGRGGTGFLPTLAQSRAAAKEART, encoded by the coding sequence GTGAGCACGGTGAGTCCCGACGTCCTCGTGCTGGGGGAGCCGCTGGTCGAGGTGTCCACATCGGAGCCGTTCCGCGACGGCGCCACGGTGCGACTGGCGTTCTCCGGGGACGCACTCAACGCCGCCGCCGCGGCCGCCGCGGCCGGAGCCCGCACGGCGCTTCTGGCCAGGGTGCCCGACGACGAACTCGGCGACGCCCTCGTGGCACGGGTGAGCGAACTCGGCATCGACACCGAGACCGTGATCCGGGTGCCCGGCCAGCACGGCGTGTACTTCACCCACAGCGACCCGTCGGGCCGACGACAGTTCGCCTACGCCCGCTCGGGCAGCGCGGGCTCGACGCTGTGCCCGGACGACGTGGCCGCGGTCGTGGAGAACGCCGGTGTGGTGCTCGCCAGCGGAATCACCGCCGCGGTGTCCGAGAGCGCGGCCGCCGCCGTGCTGTACGCCGCCGAGCACGCGAGGCGGTTCGTCTACGACCCCAATTTCCGGCCACGCCTGACGAGTGCGGAGGAGGCGGCCGCGACGTTGCGGCGAGTTGCTCCCCTGGCCGAGCTGGTCACCCCGTCGTGGCCGGACGAGGCGCGGACGCTGTTGGGACTGGCCGCCGACGCGACCCCGCACGCCGCCGTGAGCGCGACTCGCGCGCTCGGCGCCTCGACCGTCGCGGTGACACGGGGCTCCGGCGGCGTGCTCGTGGGGACGGCGACCGAGGCCGTGGACGTCCCGGCGGTGCCGCCGCCGCGGGTGGTGGACCAGACCGGTGCGGGAGACGTGTTCGCCGGCACCGTGGCCGCGCGGCTGGCTTGCGGGGACGAGCTGCTCGCCGCCGTGCGGCTCGGCGCGGCGGCCGCCTCCCTGTCGGTGCAGGGCCGAGGCGGAACCGGATTCCTGCCGACACTGGCGCAGAGCCGGGCGGCGGCGAAGGAGGCACGGACATGA
- the uxaC gene encoding glucuronate isomerase: MATPLVLHPDRALPADPATREVARRLYAATRSLPLVCMHGHVEAEVLADDLPFPDPARLFVVPDHYVTRMLVSQGIRLEDLGVPRRDGGAVESDPRAIWRRLCANWHLFRGTPSRYWLEHELAEVFGVRVRPSADTADEIYDQLAATLSDPDFRPRALLRRFNIELLSTTDPATSDLRHHARLREDGLGDRVIPTFRPDAVVHITGEGWREHVEELGRLTGFDTSGYPGFLDALRKQREVFLDAGALATDHGHLGTDTTPLDTAEAARIYSAALDGKAAPEEAEAFAGHMLFVMAEMACEDGLVMQLHPGVLRNHDDDILRAFGPDKGFDIPVAAEFTRGLRPLLNAFGHHPNFRLILFTVDETVYSRELAPLAGAYPSVRLGAPWWFLDSPDGMRRFRELATETAGFYNTSGFVDDTRAFASIPARHDLARRIDAGYLARLVTEHRLTEDEATETAVDLAYRLPRLAYRRSTSS; the protein is encoded by the coding sequence ATGGCCACACCGCTCGTTCTTCATCCCGATCGCGCTCTTCCCGCCGACCCCGCCACCCGTGAGGTCGCGCGCCGCCTGTACGCCGCGACACGTTCCCTGCCGCTCGTGTGCATGCACGGTCACGTGGAGGCTGAGGTCCTGGCCGACGACCTGCCGTTCCCGGACCCGGCGCGTCTGTTCGTGGTGCCCGACCACTACGTGACGCGCATGCTGGTCTCGCAGGGGATACGGCTTGAGGACCTCGGCGTCCCGAGACGCGACGGTGGTGCGGTGGAGTCCGATCCCCGAGCGATCTGGCGACGGTTGTGCGCCAACTGGCACCTGTTCCGCGGGACTCCGTCCCGGTACTGGCTGGAACACGAACTCGCGGAGGTCTTCGGGGTCCGTGTCCGGCCCTCGGCCGACACCGCCGACGAGATCTACGATCAGCTGGCGGCCACACTGTCCGATCCGGACTTCCGACCGAGAGCGTTGTTGCGCCGTTTCAACATCGAACTCCTGTCCACCACCGACCCGGCCACGTCGGACCTGCGGCACCATGCCCGGCTCCGCGAGGACGGCCTGGGGGATCGGGTGATTCCCACGTTCCGGCCCGACGCCGTCGTCCACATAACCGGCGAGGGATGGCGGGAACACGTCGAGGAACTCGGCAGGCTCACCGGCTTCGACACTTCCGGTTATCCCGGTTTCCTCGACGCGCTGCGCAAGCAGCGGGAGGTGTTCCTCGATGCCGGGGCGCTGGCCACCGACCACGGCCACCTGGGTACCGACACCACGCCGCTCGACACCGCCGAGGCGGCCCGCATCTACTCCGCCGCGCTCGACGGGAAGGCCGCCCCGGAGGAGGCCGAGGCGTTCGCCGGGCACATGCTGTTCGTCATGGCGGAGATGGCCTGCGAGGACGGTCTGGTGATGCAGCTGCATCCCGGAGTGCTGCGCAACCACGACGACGACATCCTCCGGGCCTTCGGCCCCGACAAGGGCTTCGACATCCCGGTGGCCGCCGAGTTCACCCGTGGTCTTCGGCCCCTGCTCAACGCGTTCGGGCACCACCCGAACTTCCGGCTCATCCTGTTCACCGTGGACGAGACCGTCTACAGCCGCGAGCTGGCACCGCTGGCCGGCGCCTATCCTTCGGTGCGGTTGGGGGCACCGTGGTGGTTCCTCGACAGCCCGGACGGTATGCGGCGTTTCCGGGAACTGGCGACCGAAACGGCCGGCTTCTACAACACCTCGGGGTTCGTGGACGACACGCGTGCCTTCGCCTCCATCCCGGCACGGCACGACCTGGCTCGCCGGATCGACGCGGGATACCTGGCTCGGCTCGTCACCGAGCACCGGCTCACCGAGGACGAGGCCACCGAGACGGCCGTGGACCTCGCCTATCGCCTGCCACGTCTTGCGTACCGACGATCGACGAGTTCGTGA
- a CDS encoding ABC transporter substrate-binding protein → MRRNVVAGALATALLAASCGAPESPGPQQATGPIPDKPANPVTLNILDVAGNLQLTQGMIDEFVEKHPDIISEVTYSNAPAPDLIGKVKSQQNAGRVDIGLILTGVDGLSAGIEQGLWEEVLPKHADRLPGMKDYLEPAAEMQKLAQGYGVTVTYYPSGPLIEYLPSRVPNPPRTAQELLDYAKAHPGKVEYARPSNSGPGRTFLMGLPYILGDDDPKDPVNGWEKTWDYLAELNSYVDRYPSGTTQTMTDLANGTVDIVVTTTGWDINPRALGTVPAEAKIGTLEGFHWVTDAHYAVIPKGATADQQAAALQLIQFMLTKEQQAKAYDEGYFYPGPAVKDVDISMAPESSREVIRRYGRPEYDQLIADNPKETPLDAKTMVAAFDRWDREIGGAKVDQ, encoded by the coding sequence ATGCGCAGGAACGTCGTGGCGGGCGCACTCGCCACCGCATTACTGGCCGCCTCGTGCGGCGCGCCCGAAAGCCCCGGCCCGCAGCAGGCGACCGGGCCGATCCCGGACAAGCCCGCGAACCCCGTCACCCTCAACATCCTCGACGTGGCGGGAAACCTCCAGCTCACCCAGGGGATGATCGACGAGTTCGTGGAGAAGCATCCCGACATCATCTCCGAGGTGACCTACAGCAACGCCCCGGCTCCCGACCTGATCGGCAAGGTCAAGTCGCAGCAGAACGCCGGAAGAGTCGACATCGGACTGATTCTGACCGGTGTGGACGGACTCTCGGCCGGAATCGAGCAGGGGCTCTGGGAGGAGGTCCTTCCCAAGCACGCCGACCGGTTGCCGGGCATGAAGGACTACCTGGAACCGGCGGCCGAGATGCAGAAACTCGCCCAGGGATACGGCGTGACGGTGACGTACTACCCGTCCGGGCCGCTGATCGAGTACCTGCCCTCGCGGGTGCCGAACCCGCCGCGTACCGCGCAGGAGCTGCTCGACTACGCGAAGGCCCATCCCGGCAAGGTCGAGTACGCGCGCCCGTCGAACTCCGGTCCCGGCCGCACCTTCCTCATGGGGTTGCCCTACATCTTGGGGGACGACGACCCCAAGGACCCGGTCAACGGCTGGGAGAAGACCTGGGACTATTTGGCGGAGCTGAACTCCTACGTCGACCGCTACCCGTCGGGCACCACCCAGACCATGACGGATCTGGCCAACGGCACCGTCGACATCGTCGTCACCACCACGGGGTGGGACATCAACCCCCGAGCGCTGGGAACCGTTCCCGCCGAGGCGAAGATCGGCACCCTCGAAGGGTTCCACTGGGTCACCGACGCGCACTACGCGGTCATCCCGAAAGGCGCGACGGCCGACCAGCAGGCGGCGGCGTTGCAGCTCATCCAGTTCATGCTCACCAAGGAACAGCAGGCGAAGGCCTACGATGAGGGTTACTTCTATCCGGGCCCGGCTGTCAAGGACGTGGACATCTCGATGGCACCCGAGTCGAGCCGGGAAGTCATCCGACGCTACGGCAGGCCGGAGTACGACCAACTGATCGCCGACAACCCCAAGGAGACGCCACTCGACGCCAAGACGATGGTCGCGGCCTTCGACCGGTGGGACCGCGAGATCGGCGGCGCGAAGGTGGACCAATGA
- a CDS encoding ABC transporter permease — protein sequence MTTAPVTTAPPERDRRKPPETSPALRHRLAERGIDKQLLLLLPAVVFIVGLFVYPFFYGLGLSFQPQNGGGPFADYVRFFSDPYQFSTIWKTLVLAIPAALLNVLASVPIAYRMRGRFRGKRLLMTVLVVPITLGTVLTAEGLLNFLGPSGWLNRALEAIGLVDEPLRLINNYWGVFFSLVITGFPFAFLLISSYLSGIDPTLEKAAATLGAGWWDRFRHITLPLLAPGLATTFCLTFVLAFSVFPSAILVGNPSGETRVISIAAYQAAYEQYDYPYASTIAMIMGVVELIVVGVVLLWRSRLYTGSTGGKG from the coding sequence ATGACCACGGCACCCGTCACCACAGCGCCACCGGAACGGGACCGGCGGAAGCCGCCCGAGACGAGTCCGGCCCTGCGGCACCGCCTCGCCGAGCGCGGCATAGACAAGCAGCTGCTCCTGCTGCTGCCCGCCGTGGTGTTCATCGTGGGCCTGTTCGTCTACCCGTTCTTCTACGGTCTGGGCCTGTCGTTCCAGCCGCAGAACGGCGGAGGCCCCTTCGCCGACTACGTGCGCTTCTTCTCCGACCCCTACCAGTTCAGCACCATCTGGAAGACCCTGGTGCTGGCGATCCCGGCCGCGTTGTTGAACGTGCTGGCCTCGGTGCCGATCGCCTATCGAATGCGGGGCCGGTTCCGTGGCAAGCGGCTGTTGATGACCGTGCTCGTCGTTCCGATCACGCTCGGCACGGTGCTCACGGCCGAGGGGCTGTTGAACTTCCTCGGGCCGTCCGGGTGGCTCAACCGGGCACTTGAGGCGATCGGGTTGGTCGACGAACCGCTCCGGCTCATCAACAACTACTGGGGTGTCTTCTTCTCCCTGGTCATCACGGGATTCCCGTTCGCGTTCCTGCTCATCTCGTCGTATCTGTCGGGGATCGACCCCACCCTGGAGAAGGCGGCGGCCACCCTCGGCGCGGGCTGGTGGGACCGGTTCCGGCACATCACGCTGCCGCTGTTGGCGCCCGGTTTGGCCACCACGTTCTGTCTCACGTTCGTCCTGGCCTTCAGTGTGTTCCCCTCGGCGATCCTGGTCGGTAACCCGTCGGGGGAGACACGGGTGATCTCGATCGCCGCCTACCAGGCCGCCTACGAGCAGTACGACTACCCGTACGCCTCCACCATCGCGATGATCATGGGCGTCGTCGAGCTGATCGTGGTGGGCGTGGTGTTGCTGTGGCGATCCCGCCTCTACACCGGTTCGACGGGAGGAAAGGGATGA
- the manD gene encoding D-mannonate dehydratase ManD produces MKITDARVIVTCPGRNFVTLKIETDEGLTGVGDATLNGRELAVAAYLRDHVVPLLIGRDAHRIEDTWQYLYQGAYWRRGPVTMSAIAAVDTALWDIKGKAAGLPVYQLLGGRSREGVTVYGHANGETVDEVLGEVARYLDLGYRAVRLQCGIPGLASTYGVGADKMFYEPARGTVPEENVWSTEKYLSFIPTLFARAREEFGPELRLLHDVHHRLTPIEAARLGRSLEPYGLYWLEDPVPADLQEGFRLIREHTTTPIAVGEVINSIWDCADLIRNQLIDFIRCTVVHAGGITHLRRIFDLAALHHVRSGSHGATDLSPVCMAAALHLDVSIPNFGLQEYMRHTEATDEVFPHGYHYADGYLFPSEEPGLGVDIDEEAAARYPYRRAYLPVNRLEDGTVHPW; encoded by the coding sequence GTGAAGATCACCGATGCCCGAGTCATCGTGACCTGTCCGGGTCGCAACTTCGTCACCCTCAAGATCGAGACCGACGAGGGGCTGACCGGCGTCGGCGACGCCACGCTGAACGGTCGTGAGCTCGCCGTCGCGGCGTATTTGCGCGACCACGTCGTGCCCCTGCTGATCGGTCGCGACGCGCATCGCATCGAGGACACCTGGCAGTACCTGTACCAGGGCGCGTACTGGCGCCGCGGGCCGGTGACCATGAGCGCGATCGCGGCGGTGGACACCGCGTTGTGGGACATCAAGGGCAAGGCCGCCGGGCTGCCCGTGTACCAGCTCCTCGGCGGACGAAGCCGGGAGGGCGTCACCGTCTACGGCCACGCCAACGGCGAGACCGTCGACGAGGTGCTCGGCGAGGTCGCCCGGTACCTCGACCTCGGCTACCGCGCGGTGCGGTTGCAGTGCGGTATCCCCGGTCTGGCCTCCACCTACGGGGTCGGGGCCGACAAGATGTTCTACGAACCCGCGCGCGGCACGGTGCCGGAGGAGAACGTCTGGTCCACCGAGAAGTACCTGTCGTTCATCCCCACGCTGTTCGCCCGCGCCCGCGAGGAGTTCGGTCCCGAGCTGCGCCTGCTGCACGACGTGCACCACCGGCTCACCCCCATCGAGGCCGCCAGGCTCGGTCGCAGCCTGGAGCCGTACGGGCTGTACTGGTTGGAAGATCCCGTGCCCGCCGACCTGCAGGAGGGGTTCCGGCTCATCCGCGAGCACACCACGACCCCGATCGCGGTGGGCGAGGTGATCAATTCGATCTGGGACTGCGCCGACCTGATTCGCAACCAATTGATCGACTTCATCCGGTGCACCGTCGTGCACGCGGGCGGGATCACCCACCTGCGGCGGATCTTCGATCTCGCGGCGCTGCACCACGTGCGCTCGGGCTCGCACGGCGCGACGGACCTGTCACCGGTGTGCATGGCCGCGGCGTTGCACCTGGACGTGAGCATTCCCAACTTCGGGCTGCAGGAGTACATGCGGCACACCGAGGCCACCGACGAGGTGTTCCCCCACGGCTACCACTACGCCGACGGCTACCTGTTCCCCAGTGAGGAACCGGGACTGGGTGTGGACATCGACGAGGAGGCCGCCGCCCGCTACCCCTACCGCCGGGCGTACCTGCCGGTGAACCGGTTGGAGGACGGGACGGTGCATCCCTGGTGA
- a CDS encoding UxaA family hydrolase, with protein sequence MNDDVVLLAPDDDVAVVLRGCGEGTSLAVPGREPVVARGDIPSGHKVALRELAAGELVRKYGHVIGVATRSVAAGEHVHLHNLAMPDGASALASEGAVTEAPAPPVDLRRTFDGIVRPDGSVATRNYVGVLTTVNCSATVARRIVRRTEDEIAELDGVDGVVALTHGTGCGMAIDGDGWRLLRRTLSGYARHPNIGALVVVGLGCEVNAVSSLMSELGVADHVPVESYTIQEAGGTADAIDRGEKLVRDLAARLVGTRRTRVGVEHLVLGLQCGGSDAWSGLTANPALGVASDLLVAAGGTSVLGETPEIYGAERMLAQRAVRPEVADALLDRIAWWERYTRDNGTTLDGNPSPGNKEGGITTILEKSLGAVAKAGRSPLRAVCGYAEPIPTPGLVFMDTPGYDPVSVTGMVAGGANLVCFTTGRGSVFGSRPVPTVKLAAGADTASRMAGDMDVDCSPIVEDGVDVAEMGRRVYDHLLDVASGRKSLSEQLGLGGEEMVPWQLGAVL encoded by the coding sequence ATGAACGACGACGTGGTGTTGCTGGCCCCGGACGACGACGTGGCGGTGGTGCTGCGTGGCTGTGGCGAGGGGACCTCGCTGGCCGTACCGGGCCGCGAGCCCGTCGTGGCTCGCGGCGACATCCCCAGCGGGCACAAGGTCGCCCTGCGAGAGCTCGCCGCGGGGGAGCTCGTGCGCAAGTACGGCCACGTCATCGGCGTGGCGACGCGGAGTGTGGCCGCGGGTGAGCACGTACACCTCCACAACCTCGCGATGCCCGACGGAGCCTCCGCGCTCGCCTCGGAGGGCGCGGTGACGGAGGCCCCGGCGCCGCCCGTCGACCTGCGTCGGACGTTCGACGGCATCGTGCGGCCGGACGGGTCCGTGGCCACCCGCAACTACGTCGGTGTGCTGACCACCGTGAACTGCTCCGCCACCGTGGCGCGGCGCATCGTGCGGCGCACGGAGGACGAGATCGCCGAACTCGACGGCGTGGACGGGGTGGTGGCGCTGACCCACGGCACCGGCTGCGGCATGGCGATCGACGGCGACGGGTGGCGGCTGCTGCGCCGCACCCTGAGCGGCTACGCCCGGCACCCCAACATCGGCGCCCTCGTGGTGGTGGGACTCGGGTGCGAGGTCAACGCGGTCAGTTCCCTGATGTCCGAGCTGGGCGTGGCCGACCACGTGCCCGTGGAGTCCTACACCATCCAGGAGGCGGGCGGGACGGCCGACGCGATCGACCGGGGCGAGAAGCTGGTCCGCGACCTGGCGGCGCGGTTGGTGGGCACCCGACGCACGCGGGTCGGGGTCGAGCACCTGGTGCTGGGCCTGCAGTGCGGTGGGTCGGACGCCTGGTCGGGCCTGACCGCGAACCCCGCGCTCGGCGTGGCCTCCGACCTGCTGGTCGCCGCGGGCGGCACCAGCGTGCTCGGGGAGACGCCGGAGATCTACGGTGCCGAGCGGATGCTCGCGCAGCGAGCCGTGCGTCCGGAGGTGGCCGACGCGCTTCTGGACCGTATCGCCTGGTGGGAGCGCTACACCCGCGACAACGGCACCACATTGGACGGAAATCCCTCGCCCGGCAACAAAGAGGGCGGCATCACCACGATCCTGGAGAAGTCGCTGGGCGCGGTGGCCAAGGCCGGACGCAGCCCGCTCCGGGCCGTCTGCGGTTACGCCGAGCCGATCCCGACACCGGGCCTGGTCTTCATGGACACCCCCGGCTACGACCCCGTGTCGGTCACCGGGATGGTCGCGGGCGGAGCGAACCTCGTCTGCTTCACCACGGGCCGGGGGTCGGTGTTCGGCAGCCGTCCCGTGCCGACCGTGAAGCTGGCCGCGGGCGCCGACACCGCGTCGCGCATGGCCGGCGATATGGACGTGGACTGCTCGCCGATCGTCGAGGACGGCGTCGACGTGGCCGAGATGGGCAGACGGGTTTACGACCACCTGCTCGACGTGGCCTCCGGTCGGAAGAGTCTCAGCGAGCAACTCGGGTTGGGCGGCGAGGAAATGGTGCCGTGGCAGTTGGGGGCGGTGCTGTGA
- a CDS encoding LacI family DNA-binding transcriptional regulator → MAVTIRDVAKAAGVSASTVSRALAGSELVDPRTREHVLRVADELGYVPNRAARGLITGRTGNLGLILPDLANPFFPEVVKGVQARAREADYSVFLADTDEDPTAELGLVRALAKQVDGIILCSPRMSVEDMRAAATCSCVVAVNRRGAQIPAITIDNVDGMRQAVAHLAALEHRRIGYVAGPRSSWSNRERARGIRMAAEAEGVELVEIDNVPPRFEGGVAAADLVVAAKVTAVVAYNDLVAMGLMTRLASRGIEVPREISVVGIDDIPMAAMFNPGLTTVSVPKEQCGRAAVELLLKLLNEPGVRAPRREVPMQLLVRDTTTVAQRSP, encoded by the coding sequence ATGGCGGTGACGATTCGAGACGTGGCGAAGGCCGCGGGAGTGTCGGCCTCGACGGTGTCCCGCGCGTTGGCGGGGTCCGAGCTGGTCGATCCGCGTACCCGCGAGCACGTCCTGCGGGTGGCGGACGAACTCGGTTACGTGCCCAACCGGGCGGCTCGGGGCCTCATCACGGGCCGGACCGGCAATCTCGGCCTCATCCTTCCCGATCTGGCCAACCCGTTCTTCCCGGAAGTGGTCAAGGGAGTCCAGGCACGCGCGCGAGAAGCCGACTACTCGGTGTTCCTCGCCGACACCGACGAGGACCCCACCGCGGAGTTGGGACTGGTGCGCGCGCTGGCGAAGCAAGTGGACGGCATCATCCTGTGCTCGCCTCGCATGAGCGTCGAGGACATGCGGGCCGCCGCGACCTGCTCGTGCGTCGTCGCGGTGAACCGGCGCGGCGCGCAGATCCCGGCGATCACGATCGACAACGTCGACGGGATGCGGCAGGCCGTGGCCCATCTGGCCGCGTTGGAACATCGCAGGATCGGCTACGTCGCGGGACCGCGTAGTAGTTGGTCGAACCGGGAGAGGGCACGGGGTATCCGGATGGCGGCCGAGGCCGAGGGCGTCGAACTCGTGGAGATCGACAACGTGCCTCCACGGTTCGAAGGCGGGGTCGCCGCGGCCGACCTCGTGGTCGCCGCGAAGGTCACCGCCGTGGTGGCCTACAACGACCTGGTCGCGATGGGGCTGATGACCCGGCTCGCCTCCCGAGGGATCGAGGTTCCACGGGAGATCAGTGTGGTCGGCATCGACGACATCCCGATGGCGGCCATGTTCAACCCCGGTCTGACGACGGTGTCCGTTCCCAAGGAGCAGTGTGGTCGCGCGGCAGTCGAGCTGCTGTTGAAGCTGCTCAACGAGCCCGGTGTCCGGGCACCGCGCCGCGAGGTCCCGATGCAGCTGCTGGTTCGGGACACGACCACGGTCGCCCAACGAAGTCCGTAA
- a CDS encoding ABC transporter permease, translating into MTILKPTPGTHPRRRLVASPGAWLVWGGVAFFLVGLLGVVGSVVVNSFGTRWFDAWLPEGATTRWYTQAWQDFGLSDLIVVTVQVAAAVVVLSLLIGVPAAYVLARRDFPGKKLIYLAFLLPILMPPITYGIPLATVLYKFGFAGNLSGVVLANLVPSVPFVIMTMTPFIEQIDPSIERAARMCGAGLRAVFVRILAPLLIPGILAAGILVLVRTVGMFELTFLTAGPDSQTLIVALFHSMSAAGIRAQQSVDAMAVIYTAMMLILLVIALRFVNPTQLVARVKEDPEP; encoded by the coding sequence ATGACGATCCTGAAACCGACTCCCGGCACGCACCCCCGGCGCAGGCTGGTGGCCAGTCCCGGCGCCTGGCTGGTCTGGGGCGGGGTGGCGTTCTTCCTCGTCGGCCTGCTCGGCGTGGTGGGCTCGGTGGTGGTGAACTCCTTCGGCACGCGCTGGTTCGACGCCTGGCTGCCGGAAGGGGCGACCACCCGCTGGTACACCCAGGCGTGGCAGGACTTCGGGTTGAGCGATCTGATCGTCGTGACCGTGCAGGTGGCGGCGGCCGTGGTGGTCCTGTCGCTGCTCATCGGTGTGCCCGCCGCCTACGTCCTGGCGCGCCGCGACTTCCCCGGCAAGAAACTGATCTACCTGGCGTTCCTGCTGCCGATCCTCATGCCGCCCATCACCTACGGCATCCCGCTGGCCACCGTGCTCTACAAGTTCGGGTTCGCGGGCAACCTCTCCGGGGTCGTGCTGGCCAACCTGGTGCCCTCGGTGCCGTTCGTGATCATGACCATGACGCCGTTCATCGAGCAGATCGACCCCTCGATCGAGCGGGCGGCGCGCATGTGCGGGGCGGGCCTGCGCGCGGTGTTCGTGCGAATCCTCGCTCCCCTGCTGATTCCCGGCATCCTCGCCGCGGGCATCCTCGTGCTCGTCCGCACCGTCGGAATGTTCGAGCTGACGTTTCTCACCGCCGGTCCCGACTCGCAGACGCTCATCGTGGCGCTGTTCCACTCGATGTCGGCGGCGGGAATCCGCGCACAGCAGTCCGTGGACGCGATGGCCGTCATCTACACCGCCATGATGCTGATCCTGCTCGTGATCGCCCTGCGTTTCGTCAACCCGACGCAGCTGGTGGCCCGCGTGAAGGAGGACCCCGAACCGTGA